The following proteins come from a genomic window of Bradyrhizobium paxllaeri:
- a CDS encoding FMN-dependent NADH-azoreductase → MPKLFHLSCSPRADSESSAGARVFIDCFRQARPDWDIDTMNLWRDHLPEFENYVLEAKYARIDGRAFTDSQRDAFAVAERIAIRFALADRVLISTPMWNFGIPYKLKQWVDVITQPGLAFRFDPAQGYLPLFKDRPTVVILASGSDFVTGMNRGRIDMATPYLRELLRFVGVSDVRFVPIGPTTGPAEPIRSAREGAHRRLAEMAARF, encoded by the coding sequence ATGCCAAAACTCTTTCACCTAAGCTGCTCGCCACGCGCGGACTCGGAATCCTCCGCCGGCGCGCGGGTGTTTATCGACTGTTTCCGGCAGGCGCGGCCGGACTGGGACATCGACACGATGAACCTGTGGCGGGATCATTTGCCGGAATTCGAGAACTATGTGCTGGAAGCCAAATATGCCCGCATCGACGGCCGGGCTTTCACCGACTCGCAGCGCGATGCCTTTGCGGTCGCCGAGCGCATCGCGATCCGCTTCGCGCTCGCCGATCGCGTACTGATCTCGACGCCGATGTGGAACTTCGGTATTCCCTACAAACTGAAGCAATGGGTCGACGTGATCACGCAGCCCGGGCTGGCGTTCCGTTTCGATCCCGCGCAAGGCTATCTGCCCCTGTTCAAGGACCGGCCGACGGTTGTCATCCTCGCCAGCGGCAGCGATTTCGTCACCGGCATGAATCGCGGCCGCATCGACATGGCCACCCCCTATCTGCGCGAGCTGCTCCGCTTCGTCGGCGTCAGCGACGTGCGGTTCGTGCCGATCGGACCGACCACCGGGCCGGCCGAGCCGATCCGCAGCGCACGCGAAGGTGCGCATCGGCGGCTGGCCGAAATGGCTGCGCGGTTCTGA
- a CDS encoding zinc-dependent alcohol dehydrogenase family protein: MKCYELQGPNGIDGLAFVDKPVPEPGEGQVLVRLKAATLNYRDLLTVKGGYGSRQKFPLVPVSDGAGVVERVGPGVREFAAGDRVIGSFFESWLSGEPSAEKMNRALGGSVDGVLTQYRIFPKHALVRTPEHLSDIEAAALPCAGVTAWSAVVKFGGIRPGQIVLTQGTGGVSLFAIQFAKMCGARVIATSSSDGKIERVKQLGADFTLNYKATPDWGKKAREWSGQGVDLVVEVGGVGTLNESIRAVRIGGTIAFIGVLAGPPPSDSRLPLMVMQQQRLQGVTVGSVEDLKAMVEATAVHKMKPVIDRTFAFDQAKQAFSHMESGTHFGKVAIAID, from the coding sequence TTGAAGTGCTATGAGCTGCAGGGACCGAACGGAATCGATGGACTTGCCTTCGTCGACAAGCCTGTGCCGGAGCCCGGCGAAGGCCAGGTGCTCGTCCGGCTCAAAGCGGCAACGCTGAACTATCGTGATCTCCTCACCGTCAAGGGCGGCTATGGCTCGCGCCAGAAATTCCCGCTTGTGCCGGTTTCGGACGGTGCTGGTGTCGTCGAGCGGGTCGGCCCGGGCGTGCGGGAGTTCGCAGCCGGTGATCGCGTCATCGGCAGCTTCTTCGAAAGCTGGCTCAGCGGTGAACCCAGCGCAGAAAAAATGAATCGGGCTCTCGGTGGCTCGGTCGACGGCGTGTTGACGCAGTATCGGATCTTTCCAAAACATGCGCTGGTCAGAACGCCGGAGCATCTCAGCGACATCGAAGCCGCCGCACTCCCCTGCGCCGGCGTCACGGCCTGGAGCGCGGTCGTCAAGTTCGGCGGCATCAGGCCCGGACAGATCGTTCTGACGCAAGGCACCGGCGGCGTTTCGCTCTTTGCCATTCAATTTGCCAAAATGTGCGGCGCGCGCGTCATCGCAACTTCCTCCAGCGACGGCAAGATCGAACGCGTCAAGCAGCTCGGCGCCGACTTCACCTTGAACTACAAGGCGACGCCCGACTGGGGAAAGAAGGCCCGCGAATGGAGCGGCCAGGGCGTCGACCTCGTCGTTGAGGTTGGCGGGGTCGGCACGCTGAACGAGTCGATCCGGGCTGTCAGGATCGGCGGCACCATCGCCTTCATCGGCGTGCTCGCCGGCCCGCCGCCGTCAGACTCGCGCCTCCCCTTGATGGTGATGCAGCAGCAGCGGCTGCAGGGCGTCACCGTCGGATCGGTCGAGGATCTCAAGGCGATGGTGGAGGCAACGGCGGTTCACAAGATGAAGCCGGTGATTGACAGGACCTTTGCCTTCGATCAGGCGAAACAGGCGTTTTCCCACATGGAGAGCGGCACGCACTTCGGCAAGGTGGCGATCGCGATCGACTGA